The following are encoded in a window of bacterium SCSIO 12643 genomic DNA:
- a CDS encoding T9SS type A sorting domain-containing protein, which produces MRKNIYLAGLMLFATSGFAQVNIQSESLDMKGDVMTTNSQRSSRVTNYTDTIWFNSFENASEWNINGGGAANGWQISSNTPTWFFQNTSINSTTGGQYGVLVPDNPNSPVLNASTLSAASAIDISGYSNQNLVLTYEKYGARFYDTLYVEVSNDNVSWTTLDDNVDFPLNSTNTSYILPNPSSRDMFIPVNMVNQDSLYVRFRWGATRSGVEGIGYGWFVDDVMLLDVLDNDLVVDQTAFFDDVRLLYSWYYGMMPERQAAADSITFSATYFNRGKNDATNSGLDLVVSGQDNTTMSSAKVTATAGVLADTARTTVNYSLTNGTGTYTFTWNIVSDSTDENPGNNTNAIDLVVSDNVYSMAPLPVSSANTTGKGGTATAAYTLSQDYFFNATDTIYGVGVAFDTEWSRNGAVFQLSILDNNDVAVVTSDFYTSDATMITDDMIYFPVPETEVVRGGYSARIETFSADSLYVVDCQDPLSPIEPAPSGGFFSRTTLSYGGSNFISDMAYLTIKTNANITCNTNTQVNGNVDDAGEVGAVTLTSVIGLEGPIYTYSWSGPNGFTATTRDLSGLTDQGDYTVTITDVERCTTVETFTVAGKVAVEEVEISGNVSMYPNPNSGNFQLNLEGVTAGEYNIVVRNVVGQTVYQNQIGVNGNYTGEVAISGINSGVYFLELSNDNNERSVIRFVVE; this is translated from the coding sequence ATGAGAAAAAATATTTACCTAGCGGGACTAATGCTATTTGCTACTAGTGGGTTTGCGCAAGTTAATATCCAATCTGAGTCCTTGGATATGAAAGGTGATGTTATGACTACCAATTCGCAAAGGTCGAGTAGGGTAACTAATTACACTGACACTATCTGGTTTAATAGCTTTGAAAATGCATCTGAATGGAATATAAATGGTGGTGGTGCTGCTAATGGATGGCAAATCTCTAGTAACACTCCAACTTGGTTTTTCCAAAATACAAGTATTAACTCTACTACTGGTGGACAATATGGAGTTTTAGTACCAGACAATCCTAATTCACCTGTATTGAATGCAAGTACTTTATCTGCAGCTTCTGCAATTGATATTAGTGGTTACTCAAACCAAAACTTGGTTTTAACATATGAGAAATATGGTGCTCGTTTCTACGATACATTATATGTAGAAGTAAGTAACGATAACGTTTCTTGGACAACTTTAGATGATAACGTGGATTTCCCATTGAACTCTACAAATACATCTTACATTTTACCAAACCCATCTTCTAGAGATATGTTTATCCCTGTGAATATGGTGAACCAGGATTCTCTTTACGTGAGATTCAGATGGGGCGCAACTCGTTCAGGTGTTGAAGGTATCGGATATGGATGGTTTGTTGACGATGTAATGTTATTAGATGTTTTAGATAATGATTTAGTTGTTGATCAAACAGCATTCTTTGATGATGTACGTTTACTTTATTCTTGGTATTATGGAATGATGCCAGAAAGACAAGCGGCTGCAGATTCTATTACTTTCTCTGCTACTTATTTTAACAGAGGTAAAAACGATGCTACAAATTCTGGATTAGATTTAGTTGTTTCTGGACAAGATAATACGACTATGTCTTCTGCTAAAGTAACTGCAACTGCTGGTGTTTTAGCTGATACTGCTAGAACAACTGTAAATTATTCTTTAACTAATGGTACTGGTACTTATACTTTCACTTGGAACATTGTTTCTGATTCAACTGATGAGAACCCAGGTAACAACACTAACGCTATTGACTTAGTTGTTTCTGATAACGTTTATTCAATGGCTCCACTACCAGTTAGTTCAGCTAACACTACTGGTAAAGGTGGTACTGCAACTGCAGCGTATACACTTTCTCAAGATTATTTCTTCAACGCAACTGATACTATTTACGGTGTTGGTGTTGCTTTTGATACAGAATGGAGCCGTAATGGAGCTGTATTCCAATTATCAATTTTAGATAACAATGATGTAGCTGTTGTAACTTCAGATTTCTATACTTCTGACGCTACTATGATTACTGATGATATGATTTATTTCCCAGTTCCAGAAACTGAGGTTGTAAGAGGTGGATATAGCGCTAGAATCGAGACTTTCTCAGCTGATTCATTATATGTTGTAGATTGTCAAGATCCATTATCTCCTATTGAGCCTGCTCCAAGTGGAGGTTTCTTCTCAAGAACAACTTTATCTTACGGTGGAAGTAACTTCATTTCTGATATGGCTTACTTGACTATTAAAACTAATGCTAACATTACTTGTAACACAAATACTCAAGTAAATGGTAACGTTGATGATGCTGGTGAGGTAGGTGCTGTAACTTTGACTTCTGTTATCGGTCTTGAAGGTCCTATTTATACTTATTCTTGGTCTGGTCCTAACGGATTTACTGCAACTACTCGTGATCTTTCAGGTTTAACTGATCAAGGTGACTATACAGTAACTATTACTGATGTTGAGCGTTGTACTACTGTTGAAACTTTCACTGTAGCTGGAAAAGTAGCTGTAGAAGAAGTTGAAATCAGCGGAAACGTTTCTATGTATCCAAATCCAAACAGCGGAAACTTCCAATTAAACTTAGAAGGTGTAACTGCTGGTGAGTACAATATCGTTGTAAGAAACGTAGTTGGACAAACTGTTTACCAAAACCAAATTGGTGTGAACGGAAATTATACTGGTGAAGTTGCTATTTCTGGAATCAATTCTGGTGTTTACTTCTTAGAGTTATCTAACGATAACAATGAGAGATCTGTAATCAGATTTGTTGTAGAATAA
- a CDS encoding ATP-binding cassette domain-containing protein — translation MIEVKNVIKNFGDRTVLSDISFTFEKGKNNLIIGASGSGKTTITKCIVGLQKPDSGVVEYDGNSFWDMGRKKKAKLRQNIGFLFQGGALFDSMTVEENVKFSLRVFSNQTQKEMNDRVDFCLDRVNLHGVKDLYPDELSGGMKKRVGIARAISMNPKYLFCDEPNSGLDPQTSILIDQLISEITYEYNITTIVITHDMNSVLEIGDHIMFLHQGQKWWSGSKEDILETQNKELTDFIYASNFMKTIRDKAQSK, via the coding sequence ATGATAGAAGTTAAAAATGTAATAAAAAACTTTGGAGATCGAACAGTATTATCCGATATCAGTTTCACTTTTGAAAAAGGAAAGAACAATCTGATCATTGGAGCTAGTGGTTCTGGAAAAACAACGATCACCAAATGTATTGTAGGACTTCAAAAACCAGATTCTGGTGTTGTTGAATATGATGGAAACAGCTTCTGGGATATGGGTAGAAAAAAGAAAGCCAAATTGAGACAAAACATTGGCTTTTTATTTCAGGGAGGTGCGTTATTTGATTCAATGACTGTTGAAGAGAATGTAAAGTTTTCACTTCGGGTATTTTCGAATCAAACGCAGAAAGAAATGAATGACCGTGTAGATTTTTGTCTGGATAGAGTAAACCTTCATGGAGTGAAAGATCTTTATCCTGATGAGTTATCCGGTGGAATGAAAAAAAGAGTGGGAATTGCTCGTGCTATTTCTATGAATCCTAAATATCTTTTTTGTGACGAACCTAATTCGGGACTTGATCCACAAACGTCAATTCTTATTGACCAGTTAATTAGTGAGATTACTTACGAATATAACATCACCACTATTGTAATTACCCATGATATGAATTCAGTCCTGGAAATTGGAGATCATATTATGTTCTTACATCAAGGTCAAAAATGGTGGTCAGGGTCCAAAGAAGATATACTTGAAACCCAAAACAAAGAACTTACGGACTTTATCTATGCTTCTAACTTCATGAAGACCATTAGAGATAAGGCTCAGTCCAAATAA
- a CDS encoding ABC transporter permease, whose amino-acid sequence MKFLHLMGEYTLFMNKVFSKPEKWKMYRQNILNEMINLGVSSLPIVAIISFFMGAVITIQTASNTGGGIIPLYTVGFAVRESVILEFSPTIVALILVGKIGSSISSQLGTMRVTEQIDAIEIMGINSASFLVQPKIIALVLLNPILITLSIFLCIAGGFIAGVGTGAITPYDYEYGIQYDFEPFDYAYSMIKSVVFGFIITSVPAYFGYHVKGGSVEVARASTVAVVQSSIVILIVNFVLTQLLLL is encoded by the coding sequence ATGAAATTTCTTCATCTGATGGGTGAATACACCCTTTTCATGAATAAGGTTTTCTCAAAGCCTGAAAAATGGAAAATGTATCGCCAAAATATTCTCAACGAAATGATTAACCTTGGGGTGAGCTCTCTTCCCATTGTAGCTATTATTTCATTTTTCATGGGGGCAGTTATTACCATTCAAACCGCTTCTAACACGGGGGGAGGAATTATACCTTTATATACTGTAGGTTTTGCCGTAAGAGAATCTGTGATATTGGAATTTTCTCCCACAATTGTGGCGTTAATCCTGGTTGGTAAAATCGGATCAAGTATATCCTCTCAGTTGGGTACAATGCGTGTTACAGAACAAATTGATGCGATTGAAATCATGGGGATTAATTCGGCTAGTTTTTTGGTTCAACCTAAAATTATCGCTCTTGTACTTCTAAATCCAATTCTAATTACGCTAAGTATTTTTCTATGTATTGCAGGAGGGTTTATTGCCGGAGTGGGTACTGGTGCCATTACTCCATATGATTATGAATATGGAATTCAATATGATTTTGAACCATTCGATTATGCGTATAGCATGATCAAGTCGGTAGTATTTGGATTTATCATTACTTCTGTTCCAGCTTACTTTGGATATCATGTCAAAGGAGGTTCCGTTGAAGTGGCCAGAGCAAGTACGGTTGCGGTAGTTCAGAGTAGTATCGTCATTCTTATTGTAAACTTTGTTTTAACTCAGTTATTACTGTTATGA
- a CDS encoding SprT-like domain-containing protein: MDRDSFLYNLSKHIPEGAQLMIWDLIKDYNFVLTITRDRVTKNGDYRIPMRLNEPHKISVNGTLNPYAFLLTLLHEIAHMIAFEKYGKRIKPHGIQWKKTFSGIAKPFLIKKVWPEDVTQILLDYFRNPKASSAGHQPLARVLRKYDPQDDTYLEDIPEGSIFSIKSQRGRWFLKGNQRRTRFLCREIDSGREYTIHGMAKVLVKQ; encoded by the coding sequence ATGGATAGGGATTCTTTTTTGTATAATCTAAGTAAGCATATCCCTGAAGGTGCTCAATTGATGATATGGGACTTAATTAAGGATTATAATTTTGTTCTAACTATAACTCGTGATAGGGTAACCAAGAATGGTGATTATAGAATTCCGATGCGTTTAAATGAACCGCATAAGATTAGTGTAAATGGTACGCTAAATCCATATGCGTTTTTATTGACCTTATTGCATGAGATTGCGCATATGATTGCGTTTGAGAAGTACGGTAAGCGCATTAAACCACATGGAATTCAGTGGAAAAAAACTTTTTCTGGAATTGCGAAACCTTTTTTAATAAAAAAAGTTTGGCCTGAGGACGTTACTCAAATCCTTCTGGATTATTTTCGCAATCCTAAAGCAAGTAGCGCTGGACATCAACCGCTAGCTCGTGTTCTTCGAAAATATGACCCTCAAGATGATACGTACTTAGAAGATATCCCAGAAGGCTCTATATTTTCTATAAAAAGTCAGAGAGGAAGATGGTTCTTAAAAGGAAACCAAAGAAGAACCAGGTTTTTATGTAGAGAAATAGATAGTGGCAGGGAATATACGATTCACGGAATGGCTAAAGTATTGGTAAAACAATGA
- a CDS encoding mannose-1-phosphate guanylyltransferase produces the protein MNNKDKYLVIMAGGVGSRFWPKSTERNPKQFLDVLGIGKTLIQLTFERFSSIVPAENVLVVTNEQYVNLVLEQLPQIKESNVLAEPCMRNTAPCLAYAIKKIEQENAEAVMIVSPADHLISKTDVFESVINTGVEYVDQHNRILTIGIQPDRPNTGYGYIEYDTNKKNNDHIPVDVVQFKEKPNLETAKEYIERGNFSWNSGMFLWSLKTILKSYNNNASDVIDLFDTKGEIIYGTDKEKEFILSVYSNCPSISVDYAILERADNVSVINTDIGWSDIGTWVSLQEHIQKNSEGNFVISGQTLMDNSEGNIVSLPHGRILATKGLNDFIVVESEGVLMIVSKEYEQDIKALRSEVGEKFGKEFI, from the coding sequence ATGAATAATAAAGACAAGTACCTTGTAATAATGGCTGGAGGGGTTGGAAGCAGATTCTGGCCCAAAAGTACAGAGCGTAACCCTAAACAGTTTTTGGATGTATTAGGTATAGGAAAAACGTTAATCCAGTTAACTTTTGAAAGATTTAGTTCAATTGTTCCTGCTGAAAATGTTCTGGTCGTAACAAATGAACAATATGTGAACTTGGTTTTAGAACAATTACCTCAGATAAAGGAAAGTAATGTTTTAGCTGAGCCATGTATGAGAAATACTGCGCCTTGTTTAGCATATGCGATCAAAAAAATTGAGCAAGAAAACGCTGAAGCAGTCATGATTGTTAGTCCTGCGGACCATTTGATTTCAAAGACAGATGTCTTCGAATCGGTTATAAATACTGGAGTTGAATATGTGGATCAACATAATAGAATTTTGACTATTGGTATTCAGCCAGATCGACCAAATACGGGATATGGATATATTGAATATGACACGAACAAAAAAAATAATGATCATATTCCGGTAGACGTGGTTCAATTTAAGGAAAAGCCGAATCTAGAGACCGCTAAAGAGTATATTGAAAGAGGAAACTTTAGTTGGAATTCCGGAATGTTTTTATGGAGTTTAAAAACAATCTTGAAGAGCTATAATAATAACGCCTCTGATGTAATAGACTTATTTGATACAAAAGGTGAGATAATTTATGGAACAGATAAAGAGAAAGAGTTTATCCTGTCTGTTTACTCAAATTGCCCATCTATTTCTGTGGACTATGCCATATTAGAACGAGCAGACAATGTGAGTGTAATTAATACGGATATTGGTTGGAGTGATATTGGAACCTGGGTTTCTTTGCAAGAACATATTCAGAAGAATTCAGAAGGAAACTTCGTTATTTCGGGTCAAACATTGATGGACAATTCTGAGGGAAATATTGTGAGTTTACCACATGGGCGGATTTTAGCAACGAAAGGTTTAAATGATTTTATCGTTGTGGAATCGGAAGGAGTATTAATGATTGTTTCAAAAGAATACGAACAGGATATAAAAGCTTTGCGATCGGAGGTCGGAGAAAAGTTTGGAAAAGAATTTATTTAG
- the fumC gene encoding class II fumarate hydratase translates to MDYRIEKDTMGEVKVPADKYWGAQTERSRNNFKIGPSASMPNEIVKGFAYLKKAAAHANCELGVLEEKKRDLISQVCDEIIAGKHDDQFPLVIWQTGSGTQSNMNVNEVIANRAHEIAGNQIGVGEKTIQPNDDVNKSQSSNDTFPTGMHIAAYKMVVETTIPGVEKLRDALQQKSEEFKDVVKIGRTHLMDATPLTLGQEFSGYVSQLDHGLKALKNTMAHLSELALGGTAVGTGLNTPNGYDVLVAQKIADFTGLPFVTAENKFEALAAHDAIVESHGALKQIAVSLNKIANDIRMLASGPRSGIGELNLPANEPGSSIMPGKVNPTQAEAITMVCAQVMGNDVAITIGGTQGHYELNVFKPMLAANFLESARLIGDACVSFTDNAVVGITPNTKNITKLLNNSLMLITALNTKIGYYKAAEIANTAHQNGTTLKEEAINLGYVTAEQYDEWVKPEEMTGSMN, encoded by the coding sequence ATGGATTACCGTATCGAAAAAGACACCATGGGCGAGGTTAAAGTCCCTGCTGATAAATATTGGGGAGCCCAAACTGAACGTTCTCGTAATAATTTCAAAATCGGTCCAAGTGCAAGTATGCCAAATGAAATTGTTAAAGGTTTCGCATATCTTAAAAAAGCTGCTGCACATGCCAACTGTGAGCTAGGTGTATTAGAAGAAAAGAAACGTGATCTTATTTCTCAGGTTTGTGATGAAATTATCGCTGGTAAACATGACGACCAATTCCCTTTAGTGATTTGGCAAACCGGTTCGGGAACACAAAGTAATATGAATGTGAATGAGGTTATTGCAAATCGTGCACATGAAATTGCAGGAAACCAAATTGGAGTTGGAGAGAAAACTATTCAACCAAATGATGATGTAAATAAATCTCAATCATCTAATGATACTTTCCCTACCGGAATGCATATTGCAGCATACAAAATGGTTGTCGAAACCACGATTCCTGGTGTGGAGAAATTGAGAGATGCACTTCAACAAAAGTCGGAAGAATTCAAAGATGTAGTTAAAATTGGTCGTACCCACCTTATGGATGCTACCCCATTAACATTAGGTCAGGAATTCTCAGGTTATGTTTCTCAATTAGATCATGGTTTAAAAGCTTTAAAAAATACCATGGCTCATTTATCAGAATTGGCTTTGGGAGGTACTGCTGTGGGAACAGGACTTAATACACCTAATGGGTACGATGTTCTGGTTGCTCAAAAAATTGCTGATTTTACAGGTCTTCCATTTGTTACTGCAGAAAACAAATTCGAAGCATTAGCTGCCCATGATGCCATTGTTGAATCACACGGTGCATTAAAACAAATTGCTGTTTCGTTGAATAAAATTGCGAATGACATCAGAATGTTAGCGTCAGGGCCAAGATCGGGAATTGGAGAATTAAACTTACCAGCTAATGAGCCAGGATCATCAATTATGCCTGGAAAAGTTAATCCAACTCAGGCAGAAGCAATTACTATGGTTTGTGCGCAGGTTATGGGAAATGATGTAGCAATAACTATTGGTGGTACTCAAGGTCATTACGAATTGAACGTATTCAAACCAATGTTAGCTGCAAACTTTTTGGAAAGTGCAAGATTAATTGGTGATGCTTGTGTTTCTTTTACAGACAATGCTGTTGTAGGAATTACACCAAACACAAAAAACATTACAAAATTATTGAACAACTCATTAATGTTGATCACCGCATTAAACACCAAAATTGGGTACTATAAAGCTGCGGAGATTGCAAATACTGCCCACCAAAATGGTACAACATTAAAAGAAGAAGCAATTAATTTGGGTTATGTAACAGCTGAACAGTATGATGAATGGGTAAAACCTGAAGAAATGACTGGAAGCATGAATTAA
- the arsC gene encoding arsenate reductase (glutaredoxin) (This arsenate reductase requires both glutathione and glutaredoxin to convert arsenate to arsenite, after which the efflux transporter formed by ArsA and ArsB can extrude the arsenite from the cell, providing resistance.), with protein MSYKIYHNPRCSKSRQTLQILRDNGIEPNIIEYLKESPTTEELSEVLSSLNMKAEEIIRKGEAIFKENFKGKEFSNEEWIQILVENPKLIERPIVIKNKKAVLGRPPENVLNLI; from the coding sequence ATGTCGTATAAAATATATCACAATCCGCGATGTAGCAAAAGCCGTCAAACGCTTCAAATACTTAGAGATAACGGAATAGAACCTAATATTATTGAATATCTTAAAGAATCTCCAACTACAGAAGAATTATCAGAAGTTTTATCTTCTCTTAATATGAAAGCTGAAGAAATTATTCGTAAGGGAGAAGCAATCTTTAAGGAAAACTTTAAAGGCAAAGAATTTTCAAATGAAGAATGGATTCAAATATTAGTAGAAAATCCAAAATTGATCGAAAGACCAATAGTCATAAAAAACAAAAAGGCGGTCTTAGGAAGACCACCTGAAAATGTTTTAAATCTTATCTAA
- a CDS encoding gliding motility-associated C-terminal domain-containing protein, translated as MSRLYTYLKIKNVYLVLIILTGLLSVNEALGQDCFTLYPGTGEPSLGLDRKLCLTSPGSITLDAASATATGYTWSTSANTNSITVTAGGTYTVTVASGGVPNACILTYTVTGYPNPVISLGNDTSFCPGDSMVIKAPSGYSGYTWSNGVSSGADSSIVVYAPNSYSVTVTDTNQCSGIDTVVVTNDTLPTPNLGVGGFACIGDTITIDAGPNYFSYLWNGGQVTQTIDADTAGIYSVIVTDSNGCVGSGQYQFSNYPDPVVNIGADDSLCDGGVKILNAGGGFAAYLWSDATTQQTASFTVTSDPWVEVTDGNGCKGRDTMHLEIFPLPIVNLGPDASFCINDTLVLDAGAGFVSYSWNNGNPTQTISVTNPGTYSVTVEDSNQCFNSDTNVVTQDPLPTVSLGNDIEYCQGTTFTQLLDAGSGFTAYQWMDGVFTQIRSVSEVNDTVWVRVTDTNGCSNTDTLYVIENALPVLNLGPDDTICASQAYSLNAGNPNNSIVSYLWSTGATNQTLAIAPNPNQVMDTIVDYSVTITDNKGCVNQDTMELYTYALPKPDLGNDTAFCTGDPFSMILDPGTFVSYLWSTGATTQTINIGAVGMTYVVTVTDANGCSNDDNIIITDNPLPTPSLGPDDSYCQGNAYTNILNPGIYVSYLWSDNSTGQVLGVSSAGTYSVTVTDVNGCENNDDIVITENPTPVVDLGPNVDFCEDAVVNHMLDATTQLPPGGGFNFLWSTGATTGTIVATSFGSYTVTVSDQVTNCFKESTVNIVPMQKAQPDLGADGLVCEGQLIKLDPGVTIPGYNYTWSTGATTASINVFETGLYWVRLDAANGTCIGIMDSVYYSPGVLPVVELGPDQYVCEGQRVRLLNGSTPFPESTYEWQDGTKGMSYTVLTTGEYEVEVTNQCGSVVDQVYIEFQDCSNIYFPNSFTPNGDNRNDTFYPKTDQEFSEYGFWIYDRWGGLVFKTNQPNFGWDGKINGEDAQVGVYVWRISYVSSFQEFGERVEKTGEFSLIR; from the coding sequence ATGAGTAGATTATATACTTATTTAAAGATAAAAAACGTATACCTTGTTTTAATAATTCTAACCGGTTTACTTTCTGTAAATGAGGCGTTAGGACAAGATTGTTTTACTTTATATCCTGGAACAGGGGAGCCTTCTTTGGGGTTGGATAGAAAATTATGTTTGACTTCTCCTGGGTCGATCACTTTGGATGCGGCTTCTGCTACAGCAACAGGCTATACCTGGTCTACTTCTGCAAATACCAATAGTATTACAGTTACTGCTGGGGGAACTTATACCGTTACCGTAGCAAGTGGAGGAGTACCAAATGCTTGTATTTTAACTTATACAGTTACAGGGTATCCTAATCCCGTAATTAGTTTAGGAAATGATACTTCTTTTTGCCCTGGTGACTCTATGGTTATAAAAGCACCTTCTGGTTATAGTGGCTATACCTGGTCTAATGGGGTTTCAAGCGGTGCAGATTCGTCTATTGTGGTTTATGCACCAAACTCATACAGTGTGACAGTTACGGATACGAATCAGTGTTCAGGAATTGATACTGTAGTTGTGACGAATGATACCTTACCCACACCAAATCTGGGTGTTGGAGGATTTGCTTGTATTGGTGATACAATTACCATTGATGCCGGACCTAACTATTTCTCTTATTTATGGAATGGAGGTCAGGTAACACAAACTATTGATGCGGATACAGCGGGAATATATTCAGTTATAGTTACAGATAGTAATGGTTGTGTAGGATCCGGTCAATATCAATTCAGTAATTATCCAGATCCGGTAGTGAATATTGGAGCAGATGATTCTTTATGTGATGGAGGAGTGAAAATTTTAAATGCTGGAGGAGGTTTTGCTGCTTACTTATGGAGTGATGCAACCACCCAACAAACAGCTTCTTTTACGGTAACTTCTGATCCATGGGTGGAAGTAACAGATGGTAATGGTTGTAAAGGTAGAGATACGATGCACCTGGAGATTTTCCCATTGCCAATTGTAAACTTAGGTCCGGATGCTTCTTTCTGCATTAACGATACTCTGGTTTTAGATGCTGGGGCTGGTTTTGTGAGTTATTCATGGAATAATGGAAATCCTACACAGACGATATCGGTAACAAACCCGGGTACGTATTCTGTAACTGTTGAAGATTCTAATCAATGTTTTAATTCTGATACGAATGTTGTGACCCAAGATCCTTTACCAACGGTTAGTTTGGGTAATGATATTGAATATTGCCAGGGAACTACATTTACGCAATTACTTGATGCAGGTTCTGGATTTACTGCCTACCAGTGGATGGACGGTGTGTTTACTCAGATTAGAAGTGTGTCTGAGGTAAATGATACGGTTTGGGTTCGTGTAACCGATACAAATGGATGTTCTAATACCGATACATTGTATGTAATTGAAAATGCATTACCTGTTTTAAATTTAGGTCCGGATGATACAATATGTGCTTCACAGGCGTATAGTTTAAATGCCGGAAACCCAAATAATTCAATTGTTTCGTATTTGTGGTCCACCGGAGCAACAAATCAAACTTTAGCGATCGCTCCAAACCCAAATCAGGTTATGGATACAATAGTAGATTACTCTGTAACCATTACAGATAATAAAGGTTGTGTGAATCAGGATACAATGGAATTATATACTTATGCATTGCCAAAACCAGACTTAGGTAACGATACGGCATTCTGTACTGGTGATCCATTTTCGATGATCCTTGATCCGGGAACCTTTGTTTCATATCTATGGTCTACCGGAGCTACTACTCAAACTATTAATATTGGTGCGGTTGGAATGACTTATGTGGTTACTGTAACTGATGCGAATGGTTGTTCAAATGATGATAATATTATTATCACAGATAATCCATTACCAACACCAAGTTTAGGGCCAGATGATTCATACTGTCAGGGGAATGCGTATACGAATATTCTAAATCCGGGCATTTATGTTAGTTATTTATGGTCTGATAATTCAACAGGTCAGGTTCTTGGAGTGAGTTCTGCTGGAACTTATAGTGTAACGGTAACGGATGTTAACGGATGCGAGAATAATGATGATATTGTGATTACCGAAAACCCAACACCTGTGGTTGATTTAGGTCCTAATGTTGACTTTTGTGAAGATGCAGTAGTGAATCATATGTTAGATGCAACAACACAATTGCCTCCAGGTGGTGGATTTAATTTCTTGTGGAGTACTGGTGCGACCACCGGAACTATTGTAGCAACAAGTTTTGGATCTTATACTGTAACCGTTTCTGATCAGGTGACGAATTGCTTTAAAGAAAGTACGGTGAATATAGTTCCGATGCAAAAAGCACAACCGGATTTGGGAGCTGATGGTTTGGTTTGTGAAGGGCAGTTAATTAAACTAGATCCTGGGGTGACCATTCCTGGTTATAATTATACCTGGAGTACTGGAGCTACGACAGCAAGCATTAATGTATTTGAAACAGGTTTGTATTGGGTAAGGTTAGATGCTGCGAATGGAACTTGTATCGGTATTATGGATTCTGTATATTATTCACCTGGGGTATTGCCTGTTGTAGAATTAGGGCCTGATCAGTACGTATGTGAAGGTCAAAGAGTAAGATTATTAAATGGAAGTACACCATTCCCTGAATCAACTTACGAATGGCAGGATGGAACAAAGGGTATGAGTTATACCGTATTAACTACTGGCGAATATGAGGTGGAAGTTACCAATCAATGTGGTTCAGTAGTAGATCAGGTATATATCGAATTCCAGGATTGTTCAAATATTTATTTCCCGAATTCATTCACACCAAATGGAGATAATAGAAATGATACTTTTTATCCTAAAACAGATCAGGAGTTTTCTGAGTATGGCTTTTGGATTTATGACCGTTGGGGAGGTTTAGTCTTTAAAACCAATCAACCTAATTTCGGATGGGATGGAAAGATCAATGGAGAAGATGCTCAGGTGGGAGTATATGTGTGGAGAATTAGTTATGTTTCTTCTTTCCAGGAGTTTGGAGAAAGAGTGGAGAAAACGGGAGAGTTTTCTTTGATTAGATAA